TCATGATGTTCTGGACTGTGACAGATGATTATTAGTGTTATGTGAAATATACAGTGTCTTGCCAAATTTAGTGAagtattgttttaaataaaatatagactTCATTTCTGCCATCACACCTAGAGTGcagaattaataatataaagaaaaattgttggatatacttaaaatgtaaaattaagttaaaaatccttaaattataaaatcaaacagtaaataataaatatatatatatatatatatatatatataataagttaaagatacttaaaatataaaactgaaTAAAAGATACTCAAGAGGCATGACTCAAAGTTGAACTgaactaaatatatttaataattatcatttaaaattatttatttttttgaactGTGTTGATTATTCAAGAGTCCTCATTCACTCACATTTTGCACAGAGATTAGACCGAGTCTGTAAGCTACATTTTccaaaaaagtataaaacatTTCACATGgcttgttctttttattttctcttctttaaGACCTTGTGGACCTCTATTCTATAATGCAGGTAGCTTGGAATGTTAGTTTTAGAAAGAGTATATATATGACAGTGATTCTTTCATGATACACATTAATCTCCAAAGATTATATATTCACAATGACATACTCATGTCCATCATATATACAGCATAATATATATGGTCTTAGGCAGGATCTTATCAAATATCGTGCCAGATAATGTTTATGTCAATTCATGATAACTTAGAATTTGAAATGGTTGTTAACACGAGTTTCTAGAATAAAAAGATACATTTTTCAACTTTAACAATAATTGTGAAAGTATTTAACATTAActgtttatgataaaataaaatttaaataattagaaacaaaatttatgTAATTCTTTTAcagtattataatattatttccatttattttgttagcATAATGGTAttcttattatattaatatttaattataataatcaaattatttaaattataaaaaactataaaagtgTATGTTTTGTAAGTTCGAagtaaaacttgaaaaaaagggttaaaaaGTTTCAACTATTAAGAGTGAGAAAGTGGACTAAGGGTTAAGACGTTCATTAATCTCTTTGATGAGTTGGGTTTATCTTTTTAACTTGTTAGCttaatttgatttgttcatatatatattactaattgAGAGATTAGACCaatgatatattattataaaaatttataaaaatgttactgTTTAGCTTTCAAAAATAGCGTCGGTTATAATGAAGATGCAAAAGGTATCAGTTAAACCAATGTACAACACACTCTATACATATTTAagtgtatttattaaaagaaaataagtatATGTGATTTTGTCGTCACGcataacttacaaaattaaagcATCGGATGGCCAACGCATTGTCCTTCAATTGTTGGCATCGGGTGACCCACACATacatcacttaattaaaagaaaaaaaaaattattaggttATCTTTCGCAATCATGTTTCCCCCTTTCCTAATTTCATATTGGCCCCATTTTGTCTCGCGATAAACCTTTTGTGCTCCTTTTCTCCAACACCAAGTGCCACAATCAATGCCTCTCATTTTTGAATGTTTTGCGTCTCATTTCTGCCACAAGTGCGAGTTTAGGGGTTTGGGattggttaagtgaaatcaagtGTTTTTGTGAAGTGCCAGTTCGTTCCCCTTTTTTGCCACAAGTGGGAGAAGCTTCAATGGCAACGAGTAAGTGAGCAACCAATTTGTTCCCCTTTTCTTTGCGATAAGCTTCAATCAAAGGCAGAAGTGAGCCTTCAAACGAGCTACATTTCCTTACCCCTTTCTCTGTGATTGCAAACAGCAGTTGTGAATAACATTGTGAGTTTGATTTTGCATTCACCGTCAAGGCTTCTTCAAGTCACTATGCATCTTCCACAATCTATCGTGCACCGCATTGGCCCGAGAGCATTGCCTCCGCGCTCACCTTCAAAGCTCCTTCTAGCGACATTCACGTTTCTCCGTTCCAGCCACCTCACGAGCCAACAAGAGGAGCAAAGAGGTTTCAATTTCCAAGCATTCGCGCAGGCTTAGCCGACACTAGGTCGACGTTAACTATTAAAATTCTAATTGTTTGCGTCGGCTAGACCTATGAAAAGAACCTCTTTCAGATCTCCATTTCAGTTATTTGTAGGCTTGGCCTACACATAAAGAAGAAGAATGTTTCGGTTGTTCGTGGGCTTGACCCAcacatacaaaattattattatatttcttattcatTTTCGTGAATTTAGCCGATGATAAGAAGGAAGCAACCATGCGTCCCTATTTAGCCGACACAAATGAACTTTGCATTCAAGTAATGGGTGTGGATCACGTTGTCATCGCTGCCCCGACACAATCATCATATTATCGTGGACTTTTCAATTGTTGCACAGGTTTCTGACCAAAACATGTTAAGTGTCTATTTTATCCTTATGTAATATGTAATATGATGaaacatatttaaaacaaaataaattttatcaaaagatattataaaattcttaaattggagataattttaaatattaatattagtctataatttattaaaagatataaatctaaaattttaatgatatcaactaataaaaatataattaaagaaattattataagaaaatggtaaataatttattgagtgtaataattatttgatatatttcatttttaatatagtaagaaaagtaattataattttaataacaaaatttaattaaattagttctTTTTAAGTTCTGTTAATAGTTGAGATAATTCAATACATGTTCGGTATTTAATAATTAGCATTtgtaatatatgtttattaaatgGAAGATCAATTTTAACATAGAATTAATCTTGAGTGATGTTTTTAtcctttctttttatcttttgtaaatttaaattttttaataatttttcaagattaattttctttttaataaatacatgacaactaataaaaataaaacatatacttaAACATATTAACTATTGATGAAATTTTAagattctaattttatttattttattaataaaataaaatatgtaaataaaaaagtatttatcattaaattgaatattaaacctaatatgatatatataatggtttttatataaaaataaaacatatttattcttAACTTAACAcgtaaaaattagaaaaagaaaatgaaattacatAGGTGACGTCATGGCCGGAGATAAGGTAAATGGATAAGAAAATCTGTAATAGAAGGAAACTACACTTGAAAGGTATGACAAATGTAACACACATTAAAGCTCAACGAATACTGAGGCGCGACAACCACCCCAACAGTGTCTGGTCTCCGCAGTGACCGTAATTGCATCATCCATTGTTCTAAAGTTCTAAACTTTTCAccattcttttcttctctaacCTTCGCCACCATGCAACTGTGTCAACTACTATGATGGGTATGGCAACACGTGTTCCCCTTTTCTGCGCTGCCACCTCCCCTAATCAATGCCATAAATACTGCGCGCTGCCACCGGTTTCTTCCTCTTCATTAAGGCTTCGCGCtatctctctttcttcttcttctttgggtTTCTTTTCTCTTGCCAAGAAGAGGAACGAGGAGGCTGTGAAGAGGGTGACGAGACAGTTTGGTGTTGTGGCCATGGCGGAGAGTCCCAATAGTACTGTGCTTGTCACTGGAGCTGGTGGTCGCACAGGTAAGGGCTTTTTGGTTTGTGCTTGATGGGTTTTCTCTGAATTCTTGTTTTTCTGTCTTGGCATGGAAAGAATTTGGATTTTGGACCAGAAAATGGTGTTTCGGGTTTtgctttttctgttttttttttttttgttatgaaaaatgaaagatgTGGAGTTTAACGGTATGTTATATGCTTTCATGGGTATTGTTCAGAttcctttttgttttccttGCTCAGGAGAGAGAATTAAAATGGAATGTAAGTTTCGTTGCCTTTGGTGGATTGAGTATTTTCTCACTCAGGATTAATGTTGCAAAATTATCATCAACTGAGAAAATGCTGGTTTTGTTTTATGGGTTGTGTCATTGGGCATTTGTTTACAATGTGGTTTTTTGAGATAaacttatgatttttttttttattttaaccccAAAAtgccattttattttcttatgtaaAAATTTTATTCGTTTCATTGTCtcttgtataaaatttaaacatcggaaaatgaaaataaagtgacatttttataattaaaaagaaataaacatttTCTCAAACTAAAACTAAACCGTCCCTTGTCTgttctataaaaaatattctcaaCGTGAAGGGATAAGGATGCAAAGCAACCAATACAGGATGATATGGTTTGGCTCTTGTtgtatttcattaaattaaagttaGGATACAATGtgcaaaaatatatatagtaatgGCACTTGTAAGTAGGAAATATAGACAAAGTGTACATAGAGTACTCTATGCTAAAATGGGCTTTCAAAGGTTTTTGTTTTCATAGAAGAAGATTACAGTATTTGGATTTGATTTTGATGCACGATTCTGATTTGAATAGGGATTGTGTATGGACTATGGTGTGATCTACAtgttacataatataaaatttctgTTATACTATTCTCAACTCAAGTGATTAAGAGATTGTTGGCTGATGTTGGCCTGTTGGGTAAATTATGTATGATTCTTTCTGGCATGTTGTTACTTGTAAGATTACACATTTTTTCTTGACTGGACACGCTATGGAGATGTGTAGTTTCAACTTTCTAGGTTTGTAACAGAAATCACTCTAACGTATCTAACAGTTGTAATTTATGACTTATATTCTGAGTTGTGGCCATACCATAATTCTCTGTCTTGAatagcacaaaaacaaggacaaTCATAACATTGTGGTATTTGCATTTTGAAGGGGCTGCAAACAGATCTATTAGACCAGAATGTTTTGATATGAGTGGGTTATACCACCATATGGTTCTGTCCGATATATGTGTTAATTTGGCAAGCACCAAGCATGTCTTGATTGTGCAAAACATCGTACAACCAATTCAACACTATATGCAGTTGTGGGCAGTTGCTGAAATAGGATAGTTACTGTGATTTTTACCAATAACTGAGAATTGATGCTACTTTTCAGGACAAATAGtttacaaaaaattgaaagagaggCCAAACCAGTATGTGGCTAGAGGTTTGGTTAGAACAGAAGAAAGCAAACAGAACATTGGTGCTGCAGAGGACGTTTATGTTGGGGATATAAGGGATGCCGGAAGTCTTGTTCCTGCAATTCAAGGTATAGATGCTCTCATAATCCTCACAAGTGCAGTGCCACTGATAAAACCTGGGTTTGATCCAACCACAGGACAAAGACCAGAGTTCTATTTTGAAGATGGTGCATATCCCGAACAGGTACTGTTGCAGTTTCTGTCTAACTcacaattacttttaaatttatctccTTTCTTATTCGTATGTTGGTGATTTGTACCTATTAGGTTGACTGGATCGGGCAGAAAAATCAAATAGATTCTGGTGAGAGCTCATGTCTACTTTCCATTAGCCATAGATTGTAATGCAAACATTTTTTGAAGTTTTGTGATAAATTTACATGCTTACAATATTGAACGTACAGCTAAGGCTGCTGGAGTGAAGCATATTGTGTTGGTAGGGTCTATGGGTGGAACAGACCTTAACAATCCTTTGAATAGCTTGGGTAATGGAAATATATTGGTTAGTAATGTTTTCTCCTTTATTTCTGAATTACCTTCTTCCATAAATTCTGGCATTGCTTTTATATGACCAGAGCTTGCAATTCATCTGAATGCAAAATGCAAGTTTGGTAAATGTATAGCATTTTTTACTTCTCCTGTATTGATTTGCAGGTTTGGAAAAGGAAGGCAGAGCAATATCTGGCTGATTCTGGCATCCCATATACAATAATAAGGTACACCATTTTTTGTCCTTATTGAGAAATATGATAGCTAGGTTTCTTCTTTATGAGTGCCTTTTAGTTGGaataatgtataaaattattgaCTGCTTGACTGTTACCTTGGAAtggtatttcaaataaaatgttGATACCTTTAGTTCCCATAACCTAAACTGCGCCAGAAACACTATCAATCAACACTTTAATGTTTCTTGGTACCTGGTTGTCTGGCAGAACACTTTTGAATTTTTGGTGTTAGTTTCTTGACAACGAAAGAAAATGTGATCTAGATGTCGCCAAATTTTTGGTGTTAATTGCAAACATCGATGTCATCAAATTATGATCTTTAGCTTTTGTTGAGAAGTATTCAATGTGTACCTTGCATTTGCTTTTAAAGAGTTCATAAATCACAAATGATAGAAGTATCTTCTTTTGTAGTATATATTACATAGAATAGGATATTTGAATTCATAgcatatttgaatttttgttgCTTTGAGCTTTTGGCATCCTACCATGAAATCAATATTGCCATCTTCCTATGGTGTAAGAGGAACTAGACGTGGGTATATACACTTGTATTTTGGGCACAAGCTTTGGATGTGATGAGTAAGATATCACTTTCTGTGCCTAATAATAGCAAAAACCATGTTAGGCCAATAAGATTTTGCTTGAAAAACAAACAGCTCAAAGTGGCCTCAAGAACTCCATTATGTgttgtttatattattgtttCACATGATGAACGTTGCAGAACAAACAATCCATTATTTTTCAAAGGAAGACATTTTGTAAAGAGAAATCCTTGGAAAGTCTTTTAGAGCATTCACTCGAAATCTCATAAAAATATAGGTCGTCCTCCAAGAGTTCCATGAGAACTTAGTTGGAGATTCCTGTTTGACTGACTAATAATAAGGCTAAAGTAGTGTATGTGTTAGAAGTGGGCTTAAAGCCTAAATCAACCCCAAAAccaacttgtaaggtgaggattgcacccCACTTTGTGGTTAGTCCGTTAGCGGCCCGATAGCAGGTagaacagaatgtccaagaaatttcgctaggataggctctaacctagctctgataccatgttagaagtgagttttaaagCCTAAGTCAATctcacaaaaccggcttgtaaggtgaggattgcacctcacttatatattgtgaattggccttatctctagtcgatgtgagacttccaacagaACCAACAATATAAGATCGAGCGGTCTCTGCTCCTCTCTAACTAAGAGGAGAAGCGGAACTCTCTATGGACTGCCTTGCTTGATTATCCTATCAGTCATGGTAACGAATTGAGTATCTCTTCTTCGGTAGCTGGTTTGACTGTTT
This region of Vigna unguiculata cultivar IT97K-499-35 chromosome 5, ASM411807v1, whole genome shotgun sequence genomic DNA includes:
- the LOC114185717 gene encoding uncharacterized protein At5g02240-like; the protein is MMGMATRVPLFCAATSPNQCHKYCALPPVSSSSLRLRAISLSSSSLGFFSLAKKRNEEAVKRVTRQFGVVAMAESPNSTVLVTGAGGRTGQIVYKKLKERPNQYVARGLVRTEESKQNIGAAEDVYVGDIRDAGSLVPAIQGIDALIILTSAVPLIKPGFDPTTGQRPEFYFEDGAYPEQVDWIGQKNQIDSAKAAGVKHIVLVGSMGGTDLNNPLNSLGNGNILVWKRKAEQYLADSGIPYTIIRAGGLQDKDGGLRELLVGKDDELLKTETRTISRADVAEVCIQALNYEEAKFKAFDLSSKPEGAGSPTKDFKALFSQITTRF